A genome region from Triticum aestivum cultivar Chinese Spring chromosome 2B, IWGSC CS RefSeq v2.1, whole genome shotgun sequence includes the following:
- the LOC123038722 gene encoding LOW QUALITY PROTEIN: wall-associated receptor kinase 3-like (The sequence of the model RefSeq protein was modified relative to this genomic sequence to represent the inferred CDS: substituted 2 bases at 2 genomic stop codons) codes for MAHLSISLPAVVIIAALMLRLSATSGATPVIGMPGCDTTCGDMSVPYPFGIGPERCYHSVGFNLTCDTSSNPPRLLGDGTLRVIDIDSEMSAVTAVYVGGIKFDADGNGKLSGGLRDDGPFGLSRFPNELTLMGCNVQATLKNGNITGARGGYTCFCEPGYEGNPYMGDGCQDIDECKHPEIWSCYGNCTNTEGWYECLCPVGTQGNPGLPGGCYISLEASCSRSCGGVTVPFPFGVGPSECYWEGFGLTCDATSKPPRLLLLDDQEGTLQVNGISLVNNTVRVLRTGGDSIAGPEDGLFMDVGSIFTGTGERPYSLSSGNELILVGCNVQATLFGDGNRAIISGCASFCPITESGNTTSTNTGIEPINGTDKYCYGMGCCQARIPISAGSMPKHLVLKKFDQNNAQQESPLSYMLIAEEGWFNHGRVSSEVLQQPPPIPHTMATRRTNLQVPMLLRWEVVKGLPRANKMKSQSNCPREVARKLCKSKNSYCKSGNRGYSCQCSDDYHGNPYVTNGCQERMVIKLEELEKATNNFDKARELGGGGHGIVYKGILSDLNVVAIKKPKKVVQKEIDEFINEVAILXQINHXNVVKLYGCCLETEVPMLVYEFISNGTLYDHLHVEGSRLLSWNNRLRIATETAKSLAYLHSTASVPIIHRDIKSVNILLDDTLRAKVADFGASRYIAVEKSGLTTMVQGTIGYLDPMYFYTGRLTEKKHSLSQILDPQVVDEGSTEVQEVAALAVACIQLKGEDRPTMRQVELTLERLQSSNQVISYNVVDEEFVEDGQR; via the exons ATGGCGCACTTATCCATCTCATTACCTGCGGTCGTGATCATAGCGGCACTAATGCTGCGGCTCTCCGCTACCAGTGGAGCGACTCCGGTGATCGGGATGCCGGGCTGCGACACAACCTGCGGCGACATGAGCGTGCCGTACCCGTTCGGCATCGGCCCGGAAAGGTGTTACCACTCGGTGGGGTTCAACCTCACCTGCGACACCAGCAGCAACCCTCCACGGCTACTCGGTGATGGCACCCTCCGAGTCATAGACATCGACTCCGAGATGTCCGCGGTCACCGCCGTTTATGTGGGAGGCATAAAGTTTGATGCCGATGGCAACGGCAAGTTAAGCGGCGGCCTTAGGGACGATGGGCCCTTCGGGCTCTCAAGGTTCCCGAATGAGCTCACACTGATGGGTTGCAATGTGCAGGCAACGTTGAAGAATGGCAACATCACC GGTGCACGAGGAGGATATACGTGCTTTTGCGAACCTGGTTACGAAGGCAATCCCTACATGGGCGACGGATGCCAAG ACATCGATGAGTGCAAGCATCCGGAAATTTGGTCGTGCTATGGTAATTGTACCAATACGGAGGGATGGTATGAATGTCTGTGCCCGGTAGGAACCCAGGGCAACCCCGGCCTGCCTGGTGGATGTTATATTTCCCTTGAAG CTAGCTGCAGTAGATCTTGTGGGGGCGTGACAGTGCCATTCCCGTTCGGCGTAGGCCCATCCGAGTGCTACTGGGAAGGGTTCGGCCTCACCTGTGATGCCACAAGCAAACCCCCGAGGTTGTTGCTCCTGGACGACCAAGAGGGTACCTTACAAGTCAATGGGATCTCCCTCGTGAACAACACGGTACGAGTCCTCCGCACCGGCGGCGATTCAATCGCGGGTCCTGAAGATGGTCTTTTCATGGATGTTGGGAGTATTTTCACGGGCACCGGAGAGAGACCATACTCGCTGTCCTCCGGAAATGAGCTCATCCTCGTGGGGTGCAACGTGCAAGCGACACTGTTCGGTGATGGCAACCGGGCCATCATCAGTGGCTGCGCCTCCTTCTGCCCAATCACAGAAAGTGGCAACACCACCAGCACCAACACCGGGATAGAGCCGATTAACGGCACCGACAAGTACTGCTACGGCATGGGCTGCTGCCAGGCACGCATCCCCATTTCGGCAGGCAGCATGCCAAAGCATCTGGTCTTGAAAAAGTTCGACCAGAACAATGCCCAGCAGGAGTCGCCACTCTCGTACATGCTGATTGCGGAGGAGGGGTGGTTCAATCACGGGCGGGTCTCCAGTGAGGTGTTGCAGCAGCCTCCGCCAATACCACACACCATGGCGACAAGGAGAACAAATCTGCAGGTTCCCATGCTTCTGCGCtgggaggttgtcaaaggtttacCACGAGCTAACAAAATGAAGTCGCAATCAAATTGTCCTCGAGAGGTAGCACGCAAACTCTGCAAGAGCAAGAACAGCTACTGCAAGTCAGGGAACAGAGGCTACTCGTGCCAGTGCAGCGATGATTACCACGGCAACCCGTACGTCACCAACGGATGCCAAG AAAGAATGGTCATAAAGTTGGAAGAGCTAGAGAAGGCAACAAACAACTTTGATAAAGCTCGCGAGCTTGGCGGCGGAGGGCATGGCATAGTCTACAAAGGAATTTTATCAGATCTTAATGTCGTAGCAATAAAAAAACCAAAGAAGGTAGTCCAAAAGGAGATTGATGAGTTCATAAACGAGGTTGCTATACTGTGACAAATAAACCATTGAAATGTGGTTAAACTCTATGGTTGCTGCCTTGAAACAGAAGTCCCGATGTTAGTTTATGAGTTCATATCCAATGGAACCCTTTATGACCATCTTCATGTCGAAGGATCAAGATTACTGTCATGGAATAACAGGTTACGGATAGCAACTGAGACAGCCAAATCCCTGGCATATCTTCACTCAACGGCTTCAGTACCCATCATCCATAGAGACATTAAGTCAGTTAATATACTTTTAGATGACACTTTAAGAGCAAAGGTAGCAGATTTTGGAGCTTCAAGGTATATTGCTGTGGAGAAATCAGGTTTAACAACGATGGTGCAGGGAACTATCGGATATTTGGATCCTATGTACTTCTACACAGGGCGGCTCACAGAGAAGA AACACAGTCTATCACAGATTCTAGATCCTCAAGTTGTAGACGAGGGAAGTACAGAAGTCCAAGAAGTTGCCGCTCTTGCAGTAGCATGTATACAGTTAAAAGGAGAGGATCGTCCAACTATGAGACAAGTGGAGTTGACACTAGAAAGGCTTCAATCATCTAATCAAGTTATTTCATACAATGTGGTGGATGAGGAATTTGTGGAAGATG